One window of Desulfarculus baarsii DSM 2075 genomic DNA carries:
- a CDS encoding phage portal protein, which translates to MGLLQKLGMRRYKAESPTSTWLRGESFEGYSENMALGIPTVYACVRVLSETIAAMPLDLYRKRADGGRERADDHVLQDLMRHRPNTYQTGGEFREFLMVCLCLRGNAFVFVERQAGQVVALWPLRPDCVAVEPQPDNSILYRYADEKRAVVYGQDEVLHIRGLSTDGVVGVSPIATLRRAMELPHVLGAYTTALFRQQARPSGVLKTDRDVTPEAAARLRDDWERRFSGPAGAGRTVILDGGLSYEQIGLSSEDAETLATWKWSLEEIARCFRVPVHLLGHLDRMSFNNVEQLAHEFLTLSLTPWLTRLEARFNLQLLTEGERAAGLYFEHNAANLLRAGTLERFQSYQIARQAGVMTANEIRQRENLPRHPEGDSLNVL; encoded by the coding sequence ATGGGTTTGTTGCAGAAGCTGGGCATGCGGCGCTACAAGGCTGAGTCGCCCACGTCCACGTGGCTACGCGGTGAGAGCTTCGAGGGCTACTCGGAAAACATGGCCCTGGGCATTCCGACGGTATATGCATGCGTTCGCGTGCTGTCGGAAACCATCGCGGCCATGCCTTTGGACCTGTACCGCAAGCGGGCCGACGGCGGGCGCGAGCGGGCCGACGATCATGTTTTGCAAGACCTGATGCGCCACCGGCCAAATACCTACCAGACCGGCGGCGAATTCCGCGAGTTCTTGATGGTCTGCTTGTGTCTGCGCGGCAACGCCTTTGTGTTTGTCGAGCGCCAGGCCGGCCAGGTGGTGGCCCTGTGGCCTTTGCGGCCCGATTGTGTGGCGGTCGAACCCCAGCCGGACAACAGCATCCTCTACCGCTACGCCGACGAAAAGCGGGCCGTGGTCTACGGCCAGGACGAGGTGTTGCACATTCGCGGCTTATCCACCGACGGCGTTGTCGGCGTCTCGCCAATTGCCACCTTGCGCCGGGCAATGGAGTTGCCTCACGTGCTGGGGGCCTACACCACGGCTTTGTTCCGGCAACAGGCGCGGCCGTCTGGCGTGCTCAAGACTGACCGCGACGTTACGCCAGAGGCGGCGGCGCGCCTGCGCGATGATTGGGAACGGCGCTTCAGCGGCCCGGCCGGCGCGGGGCGGACCGTTATTCTGGACGGCGGGCTTTCCTACGAGCAGATCGGCCTAAGCTCCGAGGACGCGGAAACCCTGGCCACGTGGAAATGGTCGCTTGAGGAAATTGCCCGATGCTTCCGCGTGCCCGTCCACCTGCTGGGCCATTTGGACCGCATGAGCTTCAATAATGTTGAACAGCTTGCCCACGAATTTTTGACTCTGAGCTTGACGCCTTGGCTGACCCGCCTTGAGGCCCGGTTCAACTTGCAGTTGCTCACCGAAGGCGAGCGGGCGGCCGGCCTTTACTTTGAGCACAACGCGGCCAACCTTTTGCGGGCCGGAACGCTTGAGCGCTTCCAAAGCTACCAGATTGCCCGCCAGGCGGGCGTCATGACCGCCAACGAGATTCGCCAACGCGAGAATTTGCCCCGGCATCCAGAGGGCGACTCGCTGAACGTTTTGTAA
- a CDS encoding phage major capsid protein, whose translation MSLELGRKADEEARCIGASLSSEAPVARRGGDEILEHTPEAVDLSRAPLPLLEGHDASRVNIGVVEDLRLAGGKLRGVLRFGATGRAKELWEDVKAGIVRGISIGYEVLETRNQPGGYRVVRWRPLEVSLVAVPADGTVGIGRGYNYLEGMKKMDKNDMLQRQAQLADEIETLAARDSLTPDEGVVFARLREEADTLTRRMEMLDAAAKLRPAADKPRPRIVVEDRAAASESHGFRGLGEFVRAVMGGRDERLQTRAMNSVSGVDGGFLIPQAYGAPILDMALEQSILASRCKVYRTNAASLTVPAISDSDHSADRGGLVATWTAEGAEMTPDDIQVRAMTFNPHKLTLLLKATREFMEDAPNAEAFIRETLAAEIRWAIDHNCILAGNGVGKPLAIFNSDALATVAKESAQSNDTFLWENAVNMAAKLAPAAEGKAVWLMSPSLKGQVYTMAQTVGTGGSNVWSDVSTGGKGQNLLGHPIIWSEHTSVLGDKGDVMLVNPSAYALCIRSELRLEASRDIYFTSDHVAFRATVRLDGMPIKNGLLTLADGVTEVADFVTLAAR comes from the coding sequence ATGAGCCTGGAATTGGGCCGGAAGGCGGATGAGGAAGCGCGGTGCATCGGCGCGAGCCTTTCCAGCGAAGCGCCCGTGGCCCGGCGCGGTGGTGACGAGATTCTGGAGCACACGCCCGAGGCGGTGGACCTGAGCCGCGCTCCCCTGCCCCTGCTGGAAGGCCATGACGCCAGCCGCGTCAACATCGGCGTGGTTGAGGACTTGCGCCTGGCCGGCGGGAAGCTTCGCGGCGTGCTGCGCTTCGGCGCAACGGGGCGGGCCAAAGAGCTTTGGGAGGACGTGAAGGCCGGCATCGTGCGCGGAATCTCCATCGGTTACGAGGTGCTCGAAACCCGGAATCAGCCTGGAGGGTATCGCGTGGTGCGGTGGCGGCCGCTGGAAGTCAGTTTGGTTGCCGTGCCGGCGGATGGGACCGTTGGTATTGGCCGTGGTTACAACTATTTGGAAGGAATGAAGAAAATGGACAAGAACGACATGCTGCAACGACAGGCCCAGTTGGCCGACGAAATCGAAACCCTGGCCGCCCGCGACTCGCTGACGCCTGATGAGGGCGTGGTTTTTGCTCGCCTGCGCGAAGAGGCCGACACACTTACCCGCCGCATGGAGATGCTGGACGCGGCCGCCAAGCTGCGCCCGGCCGCCGACAAACCCCGGCCGCGTATCGTGGTGGAAGATCGGGCGGCCGCCAGCGAGAGCCACGGATTCCGGGGGCTTGGCGAATTCGTCCGCGCCGTCATGGGCGGCCGTGACGAGCGGCTCCAGACTCGCGCCATGAACAGCGTCTCGGGCGTGGACGGCGGCTTCCTGATTCCCCAGGCCTATGGCGCGCCCATCCTGGACATGGCCCTGGAGCAAAGCATCCTGGCCAGCCGGTGCAAGGTGTACCGGACCAACGCGGCCAGCCTGACCGTGCCGGCCATCTCCGACTCTGACCATTCGGCCGATCGTGGCGGGCTGGTGGCCACCTGGACCGCCGAGGGGGCCGAAATGACCCCGGACGACATTCAGGTTCGGGCCATGACCTTCAATCCCCACAAGCTGACTCTGCTTTTGAAGGCCACGCGCGAATTTATGGAGGATGCGCCCAACGCCGAGGCCTTCATCCGCGAGACGTTGGCCGCCGAAATCCGGTGGGCCATCGACCACAATTGCATCCTGGCCGGCAATGGCGTTGGCAAGCCGTTGGCCATTTTCAACTCTGACGCCCTGGCCACCGTGGCCAAGGAGTCGGCCCAGAGCAACGACACCTTCCTTTGGGAAAACGCCGTCAACATGGCCGCCAAGCTGGCCCCGGCCGCCGAAGGCAAGGCCGTCTGGCTTATGTCGCCTTCGCTCAAGGGCCAGGTCTACACCATGGCCCAGACCGTGGGGACCGGCGGAAGCAACGTCTGGTCCGACGTGTCCACCGGTGGCAAGGGCCAGAACCTGCTTGGCCATCCCATCATCTGGAGCGAGCACACCAGCGTGCTGGGCGACAAGGGCGACGTGATGCTGGTCAACCCCAGCGCCTACGCCTTGTGCATCCGCTCGGAATTGCGCCTCGAGGCCAGCCGCGACATTTACTTCACCAGCGACCACGTGGCCTTCCGGGCCACCGTGCGCCTTGACGGCATGCCCATCAAAAACGGCCTGCTGACCCTGGCCGACGGCGTGACCGAGGTTGCCGACTTCGTGACCTTGGCCGCCCGCTAA
- a CDS encoding terminase large subunit, translated as MGRRGPKAGPLKTADTPREIGAHCFLWERPGLSRAARVIIFVESLPITSGMHAGRRFRLRPWQKKIVKALYRTRGGRRVVRKALLTLPRKNGKTALAAALALAHLIGPEAEQRGQVYSAAADRGQASIIFAEMEAVIGAVPEFAARCNVQRFRKAIEDDVTGSVYHALSSDDRKAHGLSPSFVVYDELAQARTRHLFDNLDTGAGARREPLMVVISTQSSDHHHVMSELVEYGRKVLDGVIEDETFLPIIYAAPPDADPWSEEVWRACNPALGDFRSLEEMRQFAAQAKRIPAKETVFRALYLNQPVEVDGRFIAQADWEACRGEVDPEALRGRPCWAGLDLGSTTDLTALVLYFPEDGGAVLPFFWVPAENLDEREDDDRVPYRTWASQGLIETTPGRAIDRRAIAMRLAEVASRFDLKGVAYDRWRIEDLKVILADEGIELPLTPWGQGFKDMAPAVDLLEAGILQRQIAHGGHPVLTWCASNVVIETDPAGGRKISKSRSREKVDGTVALTMAMGLHARAEVPAAPPAWLERGLLAV; from the coding sequence ATGGGCCGACGTGGACCAAAAGCCGGGCCGCTGAAAACGGCCGACACGCCCCGCGAAATTGGCGCGCATTGCTTTCTTTGGGAGCGGCCGGGGCTGAGCCGGGCGGCCCGCGTCATTATTTTCGTGGAAAGCTTGCCCATCACCAGCGGCATGCACGCTGGCCGGCGCTTCCGGCTGCGGCCCTGGCAAAAGAAGATAGTCAAGGCGCTCTACCGGACGCGGGGCGGCCGGCGCGTGGTGCGCAAGGCCTTGCTTACCCTGCCCCGCAAAAACGGCAAGACGGCCCTGGCGGCGGCCCTGGCCCTGGCGCACCTGATCGGGCCAGAAGCGGAACAGCGCGGCCAGGTCTACAGCGCGGCGGCCGACAGAGGCCAAGCGTCAATCATCTTCGCGGAAATGGAAGCGGTGATCGGCGCTGTTCCCGAGTTCGCGGCGCGGTGCAACGTCCAGCGGTTCCGAAAGGCCATCGAGGACGACGTAACCGGTTCCGTCTACCATGCGCTGTCGTCCGACGACCGCAAGGCCCATGGCTTATCCCCATCGTTCGTGGTCTACGACGAATTGGCCCAAGCGCGGACCCGGCATTTGTTTGACAACCTGGACACGGGCGCGGGCGCTAGGCGCGAGCCGCTCATGGTGGTCATTTCCACGCAATCCAGCGACCACCACCACGTTATGAGCGAACTTGTCGAATACGGCCGCAAGGTGCTGGACGGCGTGATCGAGGACGAAACGTTTTTGCCGATCATCTACGCCGCGCCGCCGGACGCGGACCCCTGGAGCGAGGAAGTTTGGCGGGCCTGCAACCCGGCGCTTGGCGACTTCCGGTCGCTCGAGGAAATGCGCCAGTTCGCGGCGCAAGCCAAGCGCATTCCAGCCAAAGAGACCGTGTTCCGCGCCCTTTATCTTAACCAGCCGGTGGAGGTGGACGGCCGGTTCATCGCCCAAGCCGACTGGGAAGCTTGCCGGGGCGAAGTTGACCCCGAGGCTTTGCGCGGCCGGCCATGCTGGGCCGGGCTGGACCTGGGTTCCACCACGGACCTGACGGCGCTGGTGCTCTACTTCCCCGAGGACGGCGGCGCGGTGTTGCCCTTCTTTTGGGTTCCGGCCGAAAACCTGGATGAGCGCGAGGACGACGACCGCGTGCCATATCGGACCTGGGCCAGCCAAGGCTTGATCGAAACCACGCCTGGCCGGGCCATCGACCGACGGGCCATCGCCATGCGCCTTGCCGAGGTGGCTTCCAGGTTCGACCTGAAAGGCGTGGCCTACGACAGGTGGCGAATCGAAGACCTGAAGGTGATCCTGGCGGATGAGGGCATCGAGTTGCCGTTGACCCCGTGGGGCCAGGGCTTCAAGGACATGGCCCCGGCGGTTGACTTGCTGGAAGCTGGCATCCTGCAACGCCAAATAGCCCATGGCGGGCATCCTGTTTTGACGTGGTGCGCCTCGAACGTTGTGATCGAAACGGACCCGGCGGGCGGGCGCAAGATAAGCAAGTCGCGGTCACGGGAAAAAGTTGACGGCACCGTGGCGCTGACCATGGCCATGGGCTTGCACGCGCGGGCCGAGGTTCCGGCGGCCCCCCCTGCATGGCTGGAACGAGGCCTGCTTGCCGTGTAA
- a CDS encoding HNH endonuclease: MSDWPYSTSRWRRLRLQVLRSEPLCRECRRAGKVVAATDVDHIKPVADGGMPWDCNNLQPLCHSCHSKKTNREDGGGWRRKHDRAVDPATGWPMDPKHWWANGGEKSSGAENHGPVCPIAEES; encoded by the coding sequence ATGTCTGACTGGCCATACTCAACATCTCGCTGGCGGCGCTTGCGGCTTCAGGTGCTCCGAAGCGAACCATTGTGCCGGGAGTGTCGGCGGGCCGGGAAGGTCGTCGCCGCAACCGACGTCGATCACATCAAGCCTGTTGCCGATGGGGGAATGCCCTGGGATTGCAATAACTTGCAACCGCTCTGTCACTCGTGCCACAGCAAAAAGACCAACCGCGAGGACGGCGGCGGCTGGCGACGCAAGCATGATCGGGCCGTTGACCCTGCCACCGGCTGGCCGATGGACCCCAAGCACTGGTGGGCGAACGGTGGGGAAAAATCTTCAGGAGCTGAGAACCACGGACCGGTGTGCCCCATCGCAGAAGAGAGTTAG
- a CDS encoding bifunctional DNA primase/polymerase, protein MIEAAQRYASLGWAAIPVGADKRPLRPWAEYQTRRPEAGALADWFGKPGAMVGIVTGKVSNLLVIDADNSEAISRVEALLPDGLEMPIATTPRGRHYYFAHREGMKNAVGVMPAVDVRAEGGYVVAPPGPGREWLVAPWDCAPPELPAQLEDVVRARAKERQIASLKQGDVAPDPVRANLREREKGRDSRSRYGRHALADELTKIALAGQGARNRQINDSSFALGQLIGAGLLAEDGVRAALIGAGLALGLGQREVAATVASGLAAGIRDPRNVDNVHTCGQVWTGVDTRGHVWTPGDTCGQDTAQRGRGDSVRFGGNLAAEIREWVANSTGSFTTADVDREFGLVDRRDRKNRSMVLTRLIEEKKIKRDPRQAGRFHILASHLEFVDLASTDGQPFGLALPLGLDQMVSLPPKSIVVLAGQTNAGKTALALNILRDNIGRQELLYCMSEMGPQEYRQRVGAFGDPLDHWRAVRAASLASGFDDAIAAHNRDGLTVVDYLEERDGEYFKIASDIRGVYDALGNGVAFVCLQKKTGATFGRGGEATAEKSRLYMALDVLTHARGRTVCALKIVKAKAYPGRNPNGLERHFVIHHGWRLEPVSDWVRLDDRERAAYATKYEATLGRAA, encoded by the coding sequence ATGATTGAGGCCGCGCAAAGATACGCCAGCCTGGGCTGGGCGGCGATCCCCGTGGGCGCGGACAAGCGCCCCCTTCGCCCGTGGGCCGAATACCAGACCCGCCGGCCCGAGGCCGGCGCGCTCGCCGACTGGTTTGGCAAACCCGGCGCGATGGTAGGTATTGTGACGGGAAAGGTTAGCAACCTACTGGTCATTGACGCCGACAATTCCGAGGCGATTAGTCGTGTTGAGGCCCTTTTGCCCGATGGGCTGGAGATGCCCATTGCCACCACGCCACGGGGGCGACATTACTACTTTGCCCACCGCGAGGGTATGAAAAACGCCGTGGGCGTCATGCCCGCCGTGGACGTGCGCGCCGAGGGCGGATACGTCGTGGCCCCGCCGGGGCCAGGCCGTGAATGGCTGGTCGCCCCCTGGGATTGCGCACCACCGGAATTACCGGCGCAACTCGAAGACGTGGTGAGGGCCAGGGCGAAGGAAAGGCAGATTGCCAGCCTGAAGCAGGGCGATGTTGCGCCAGACCCCGTTCGCGCAAATTTGCGCGAACGGGAAAAGGGCCGCGACTCCCGTTCCCGCTACGGGCGACACGCCCTGGCCGATGAACTGACAAAAATCGCACTGGCTGGCCAGGGGGCGAGAAACCGGCAAATCAACGATTCTTCCTTCGCCCTCGGCCAGCTGATCGGGGCCGGCCTGCTGGCCGAGGATGGAGTCAGGGCCGCTTTGATCGGGGCCGGCCTGGCCCTGGGACTCGGCCAGCGCGAAGTGGCGGCCACGGTGGCGTCGGGGCTGGCCGCCGGGATCAGGGACCCCCGAAATGTGGACAATGTCCACACCTGTGGACAGGTGTGGACAGGTGTGGACACCCGTGGACACGTGTGGACACCTGGGGACACGTGTGGACAGGATACGGCCCAGCGTGGACGGGGTGATTCCGTTAGATTCGGCGGAAACCTTGCGGCTGAAATCCGCGAATGGGTAGCAAATTCAACAGGTTCGTTCACGACGGCCGACGTTGACCGGGAGTTCGGACTAGTCGATCGGCGCGACCGAAAAAACCGGTCGATGGTCCTGACACGCCTTATAGAAGAAAAGAAGATTAAGAGAGATCCCCGCCAGGCGGGGCGGTTCCATATTTTGGCTAGCCATTTGGAGTTCGTTGACCTGGCCAGCACAGACGGCCAGCCATTTGGGCTGGCATTGCCCCTGGGCCTTGACCAGATGGTGAGCCTCCCCCCCAAGTCGATCGTTGTGCTGGCCGGCCAGACCAATGCAGGAAAAACGGCCCTGGCGCTCAACATCCTGCGCGACAACATCGGCCGCCAGGAGTTGCTTTATTGCATGTCGGAGATGGGGCCACAAGAGTATCGCCAGCGCGTTGGGGCTTTCGGCGACCCCCTTGACCATTGGCGAGCCGTCCGCGCCGCGTCTCTCGCCAGCGGCTTTGACGACGCCATCGCCGCCCACAACCGCGACGGGTTGACCGTCGTCGACTACCTTGAGGAGCGGGACGGCGAATACTTCAAGATTGCTTCCGATATTAGGGGCGTCTATGACGCGCTGGGCAACGGCGTTGCATTCGTCTGCCTGCAAAAAAAAACCGGCGCAACCTTTGGGCGCGGCGGCGAGGCGACGGCTGAGAAAAGCCGCCTTTACATGGCACTGGACGTGCTAACTCACGCCCGAGGCCGCACAGTGTGCGCCCTGAAAATTGTCAAAGCCAAAGCCTACCCCGGCCGCAACCCAAACGGTCTGGAGCGGCACTTTGTGATACACCACGGCTGGCGCTTGGAGCCCGTATCTGATTGGGTGCGACTGGACGACCGCGAGCGGGCCGCCTACGCCACGAAGTACGAGGCGACACTCGGGAGGGCCGCGTAA
- a CDS encoding helix-turn-helix domain-containing protein: MLASERAWLRARSAAELADVSLRTMRSWLAAGLPHSRVAGGAVLIKREALDAWLAGHAVDHQRTDKIVNEVLAGLGRK, from the coding sequence ATGCTTGCATCTGAACGGGCTTGGCTGCGGGCCAGGTCGGCCGCTGAACTGGCCGACGTTAGCTTGCGCACCATGCGGAGCTGGCTGGCGGCTGGGCTTCCGCATAGCCGCGTGGCTGGCGGCGCGGTGTTGATCAAGCGGGAGGCCCTGGATGCTTGGCTGGCCGGCCACGCGGTTGACCACCAGCGGACGGACAAAATTGTCAACGAAGTCCTGGCCGGGCTGGGCCGAAAATGA
- a CDS encoding helix-turn-helix domain-containing protein translates to MDLELLTEGEAAEVLRLSPATLATWRSRGGGPAFVGLGGRVVYERAALVEFVQRNRRAMTKGAAMREFEAITGR, encoded by the coding sequence GTGGACCTAGAGTTGCTCACCGAAGGCGAGGCCGCCGAGGTTTTGAGGCTTAGCCCGGCCACCTTGGCGACTTGGCGAAGCCGGGGCGGCGGCCCGGCTTTTGTCGGCCTGGGCGGGCGCGTCGTCTACGAGCGCGCCGCGCTGGTCGAGTTCGTCCAGCGCAACCGGCGGGCCATGACGAAGGGCGCGGCCATGCGCGAGTTCGAGGCCATCACCGGCCGCTGA
- a CDS encoding outer membrane lipoprotein-sorting protein produces MTTSSTWSTVRSLLDQHIQNIQGYWTRTKMLVTPTHGQSRTILLFSEIQYDLGLADELFEHAELTK; encoded by the coding sequence ATGACCACTTCCTCTACGTGGTCGACTGTCAGGTCATTACTAGATCAGCACATCCAGAACATTCAGGGTTATTGGACCAGGACCAAGATGTTGGTCACGCCGACGCATGGCCAGTCACGCACGATCCTGCTTTTTTCCGAAATTCAGTACGACCTGGGCCTGGCCGACGAACTGTTCGAGCACGCCGAGTTGACCAAGTAG